One Candidatus Omnitrophota bacterium DNA segment encodes these proteins:
- a CDS encoding 3-isopropylmalate dehydratase large subunit, whose product MSKTAKTIAEKIFSKHSSQDCCAGDFVLANVDFCFGQDGTSSIIIDRFKQLGREEVFDKEKFCMVIDHNSPAPNLGVSAVHSRMRAFAKEKNVTLFEIGCGVCHQIIPEQGKILPGNLVIGADSHTCTYGALGVFATGVGSTDLAVTLASGLNWFKVPETIKITLKGKIPKGVFAKDVILYITGLLGANGATYKALEFYGLPLAKIDMDGRFTIANMAVEVGAKCGFLPVDKVTNKWLKGRTRQRLEPQTADKDAHYVDEKEIDLLGLTPIVSTPHSPDNAKSVEEVEGEQIQEGYLGTCTNGRLSDLKIAAKILKGKSVAKGVKFIIAPASSSIYLEALKLGLIETFIKAGAVVVAAGCGPCVGTHNGVPADGENVISTANRNFKGRMGNPNANIYLASPATVAASVIEGKITDPRKFLK is encoded by the coding sequence ATGAGTAAGACAGCCAAGACTATCGCTGAGAAGATTTTTTCTAAACATAGTTCCCAAGATTGTTGTGCTGGTGATTTTGTCCTGGCTAATGTAGATTTTTGTTTTGGCCAGGATGGAACAAGCAGTATAATCATTGATAGATTCAAACAGCTTGGCAGAGAAGAGGTCTTTGACAAAGAAAAATTCTGCATGGTAATTGATCATAATAGCCCTGCTCCAAATCTTGGAGTTTCAGCTGTTCATAGCAGGATGCGAGCGTTTGCTAAGGAAAAGAATGTTACTTTATTTGAAATAGGCTGTGGTGTATGCCATCAGATTATTCCAGAACAAGGTAAGATTCTTCCTGGGAATCTTGTGATTGGTGCAGATTCGCATACCTGTACATACGGCGCCTTGGGTGTATTCGCAACTGGAGTTGGCTCGACTGATTTAGCAGTCACTTTAGCCAGCGGTTTGAATTGGTTTAAGGTTCCGGAGACGATTAAAATTACCCTAAAAGGGAAAATTCCAAAAGGTGTCTTTGCTAAAGACGTAATTTTGTATATAACTGGTTTGTTAGGAGCAAATGGTGCCACATATAAAGCCCTTGAGTTTTACGGCTTGCCCCTGGCAAAGATAGATATGGACGGTAGATTCACAATCGCAAATATGGCAGTTGAGGTAGGTGCTAAATGTGGGTTTTTACCAGTTGATAAGGTAACTAATAAATGGTTGAAGGGGCGAACAAGGCAAAGATTAGAGCCACAGACTGCAGATAAAGATGCTCATTATGTGGATGAAAAAGAGATAGACTTATTAGGGCTAACGCCTATAGTTTCAACGCCTCATAGTCCAGATAATGCAAAATCGGTTGAGGAAGTAGAGGGCGAGCAAATTCAGGAAGGCTATCTTGGTACGTGTACCAACGGAAGACTTAGCGATTTAAAAATTGCTGCAAAAATTCTAAAAGGTAAATCTGTAGCAAAAGGCGTAAAATTTATCATTGCGCCTGCAAGCAGCAGTATTTACCTGGAAGCACTCAAATTAGGGCTGATTGAAACATTTATTAAGGCTGGCGCTGTTGTCGTTGCTGCTGGTTGTGGACCCTGCGTAGGAACGCACAATGGCGTTCCTGCTGATGGGGAAAACGTTATTTCAACAGCAAACCGTAATTTTAAAGGCAGGATGGGTAATCCCAATGCCAATATTTACCTTGCCTCGCCAGCAACTGTGGCAGCCAGTGTAATTGAAGGGAAAATAACTGATCCAAGGAAGTTTTTGAAATAA